A portion of the Cryptomeria japonica chromosome 5, Sugi_1.0, whole genome shotgun sequence genome contains these proteins:
- the LOC131077944 gene encoding ethylene-responsive transcription factor RAP2-2, whose product MVKVKGEERIKEHPYRGIRKRPWGKWAAEIRDSIKGMRVWLGTFNTPEEAARAYDAAARKVGRQNTKLNFPDKEEIKNQNTHIHSSNKMSINNSSMMSKPNVITQACSSISKNACNQVNEGMIHAADVSSNENFMNPLDNDSEWFNDIITNVPEGIWEGLPIMGNAVDFEEEEFDLDLWSYDYMDL is encoded by the coding sequence ATGGTGAAGGTAAAGGGTGAAGAGAGAATCAAAGAGCATCCATACAGAGGCATCAGGAAAAGGCCATGGGGTAAATGGGCAGCAGAAATTAGAGACTCCATTAAAGGAATGAGAGTCTGGCTTGGCACCTTTAACACTCCAGAGGAGGCTGCAAGAGCTTATGATGCAGCAGCTAGGAAGGTGGGAAGACAAAACACAAAGCTCAACTTCCCAGACAAGGaagaaatcaaaaatcaaaatacccacatccactcttcaaataaGATGTCAATCAACAACTCTTCTATGATGTCAAAACCAAATGTTATTACTCAGGCCTGCAGCTCCATATCAAAAAATGCATGCAACCAGGTTAATGAAGGGATGATCCATGCTGCAGATGTATCaagtaatgaaaatttcatgaaCCCTTTGGATAATGATTCAGAATGGTTTAATGATATCATTACTAATGTGCCTGAGGGAATTTGGGAGGGCTTGCCAATTATGGGAAATGCTGTGGATTTTGAAGAAGAGGAGTTTGACCTAGATTTGTGGAGTTATGATTATATGGATCTCTGA